A stretch of the Ochrobactrum sp. BTU1 genome encodes the following:
- a CDS encoding sugar ABC transporter ATP-binding protein has product MTENLIELRHIGKRFGGVKALDDVSFAIKPGEIHCLAGENGSGKSTVIKIMSGVYTPEDGEILIDGKTVGKLDPVKSVHHGIQVIYQDFSLFGNLTVAENLAINTFLMEGRKAVDWKRVRELAQQALDRLGVQMDLDAEVDSLPTSGKQIVAIARAVMADARLLIMDEPTTALTRHEVDALFKIVRDIQAQGIAVLFVSHKMREMLEISERLTVFRNGKKVAEGPINEFDEPAITRAMTGQELTAHSYQWVAREGATSVPSLEVDNLSVPGSVEKASLTLHAGEIVGISGLIGSGRTELALALFGMKPDFTGNMRIDGKPVHPKTVQEGIACGVAYVPEDRLTEGLFLTQSIERNIIVTSIEKFVRGLFINRKKADATTRDMFSAMNIVAPGPHTPVNHLSGGNAQRVVLARWLLTGAKILILNGPTVGVDVGSKAQIHNIIRKLAQDEGLAVLMISDDVPELVQNCNRVLVMHRGRFVDELSGENMTEDAVNDRLKTLN; this is encoded by the coding sequence ATGACTGAAAATCTGATCGAATTGCGCCATATCGGGAAGCGCTTTGGCGGCGTGAAAGCGCTGGACGACGTGTCCTTTGCCATCAAGCCCGGCGAAATTCACTGCCTTGCCGGCGAAAACGGCTCTGGCAAATCCACTGTAATCAAGATCATGTCCGGTGTTTACACACCCGAAGACGGCGAAATTCTGATCGACGGCAAGACGGTCGGCAAGCTCGATCCTGTCAAATCCGTACATCATGGCATTCAGGTGATTTATCAGGATTTCTCGCTGTTCGGGAACCTGACGGTCGCGGAGAATCTCGCGATCAATACATTTCTCATGGAAGGTCGTAAGGCTGTCGATTGGAAGCGCGTGCGCGAACTTGCGCAGCAGGCTCTTGATCGTCTCGGCGTTCAGATGGATCTGGATGCCGAAGTGGACAGCCTGCCAACATCCGGCAAGCAGATCGTTGCAATAGCGCGCGCCGTTATGGCTGATGCGCGGCTTCTGATCATGGATGAACCAACCACCGCGCTTACCAGACATGAAGTCGACGCGCTGTTCAAGATCGTGCGCGATATTCAGGCACAGGGCATCGCCGTACTGTTCGTCAGCCACAAGATGCGCGAAATGCTGGAAATCAGCGAGCGGCTGACTGTTTTCCGCAACGGCAAGAAAGTCGCGGAAGGCCCGATTAACGAATTTGACGAACCGGCGATTACCCGCGCCATGACCGGTCAGGAACTGACGGCACACAGCTACCAATGGGTTGCCCGTGAAGGCGCCACCAGTGTCCCGAGCCTTGAGGTCGACAATCTCTCCGTTCCCGGTTCGGTGGAAAAAGCCAGCCTCACGCTTCATGCAGGCGAGATTGTTGGCATTTCCGGCCTGATCGGTTCCGGCCGTACCGAGCTCGCATTAGCCCTCTTCGGAATGAAGCCTGACTTTACCGGTAATATGCGGATCGACGGCAAGCCCGTTCATCCCAAAACCGTGCAGGAAGGTATTGCCTGCGGCGTTGCTTATGTGCCGGAAGATCGTCTTACGGAAGGGCTGTTCCTCACCCAGTCGATTGAGCGCAATATCATTGTGACGTCGATTGAGAAATTCGTACGCGGCTTGTTCATCAATCGCAAAAAGGCAGATGCGACGACGCGCGATATGTTTTCGGCAATGAATATTGTTGCGCCCGGCCCGCATACACCCGTCAACCATCTCTCCGGCGGCAACGCGCAACGCGTTGTGTTGGCGCGATGGCTTTTGACTGGCGCTAAAATCCTGATCCTCAACGGGCCAACGGTTGGCGTTGATGTGGGTTCAAAGGCTCAGATTCACAACATCATCCGCAAACTCGCACAGGATGAAGGTCTGGCCGTTCTGATGATTTCCGATGATGTGCCGGAGCTGGTTCAAAACTGCAATCGTGTACTGGTGATGCATCGTGGACGTTTCGTCGATGAACTCTCCGGTGAAAACATGACAGAAGACGCCGTCAATGACCGGCTCAAGACATTGAATTGA
- a CDS encoding autoinducer 2 ABC transporter substrate-binding protein, giving the protein MKKFIASMAIAASVTMSVAVPHAFAEGVVDTSKINKDLITTANDKKYTIATVVKVDGIAWFDRMRDGVEQFKADTGNDVWMVGPSQADAAAQVQIVENLIAQGVDAIAIVPFSVEAVEPVLKKARDRGIVVISHEASNIQNVDYDIEAFDNKAYGANLMKELGKSMGGKGKYVATVGSLTSKSQMDWIDGAIEYQKANFPEMSQATERLETYDDANTDYTKLKEAMTAYPDITGILGAPMPTSAGAGRLIAEGGLKGKVFFAGTGLVSVAGEYIKNDDVQYIQFWDPAVAGYAMNMLAVAALEKKNEQIKAGLNLGLPGYESLIAPDASKPNLLYGAGWVGVTKENMDQYDF; this is encoded by the coding sequence GTGAAGAAGTTTATCGCGTCTATGGCTATTGCCGCGTCTGTTACGATGTCTGTTGCCGTGCCACATGCTTTTGCGGAAGGCGTCGTCGATACGTCCAAAATCAATAAAGACCTGATCACGACGGCAAACGACAAGAAATACACGATCGCGACAGTTGTGAAGGTTGACGGCATTGCCTGGTTCGACCGTATGCGTGACGGCGTTGAGCAGTTCAAGGCCGATACCGGCAATGACGTCTGGATGGTTGGTCCAAGTCAGGCAGATGCGGCCGCCCAGGTACAGATCGTCGAAAACCTTATTGCACAAGGCGTTGACGCTATTGCCATTGTTCCATTTTCGGTTGAAGCGGTGGAACCAGTCTTGAAGAAAGCACGTGATCGCGGCATCGTCGTTATCAGCCACGAAGCGTCCAATATTCAAAACGTCGACTATGACATTGAAGCTTTCGACAATAAGGCCTACGGCGCCAACCTTATGAAGGAACTCGGCAAGTCGATGGGCGGCAAGGGCAAATATGTTGCTACCGTCGGCAGCCTGACCTCAAAGTCACAGATGGATTGGATCGACGGTGCTATTGAGTACCAGAAGGCCAATTTCCCGGAAATGTCGCAGGCAACTGAACGCCTTGAAACCTATGACGATGCAAATACCGATTACACCAAGCTTAAAGAAGCGATGACCGCCTATCCGGACATCACCGGCATTCTCGGCGCTCCAATGCCGACTTCTGCTGGTGCTGGCCGCCTGATTGCTGAAGGTGGCCTCAAGGGCAAGGTATTCTTCGCTGGCACCGGTCTTGTGTCGGTTGCAGGTGAATACATCAAGAATGACGATGTTCAGTATATTCAGTTCTGGGACCCGGCAGTTGCTGGCTATGCCATGAACATGCTGGCCGTTGCAGCCCTTGAAAAGAAGAATGAGCAAATCAAGGCTGGCCTCAATCTCGGTCTGCCTGGCTATGAAAGCCTGATCGCTCCCGACGCTTCCAAGCCAAACCTGCTCTACGGCGCAGGCTGGGTCGGCGTGACCAAGGAAAACATGGATCAGTACGATTTCTAA
- a CDS encoding DeoR/GlpR family DNA-binding transcription regulator codes for MSRISRKDERIAELAALVEEAGVLRLRDAATRLGVSEMTIRRDIGTDSGPLNCLGGYIIPVQDNGNGSDYVFDLEKDCHANAKAQACAAAAALIEAHDTVFIDCGTTTPYLAQQIPQNQHITVVCYSLNIAEILSRRDDVRLIVLGGVYHPEAASFSSDEGIEVLKRVNINKAFLSAGGVDEQHGVTCSHFHEVPVKQMAMQRALQKHLVVDESKFGKVRAARFAGMVDFDSIVSG; via the coding sequence GTGAGCAGGATCAGTCGTAAAGACGAACGGATTGCCGAACTTGCGGCTCTTGTTGAGGAAGCGGGAGTGCTGCGTCTTCGCGATGCGGCAACGCGGCTGGGCGTTTCGGAAATGACAATTCGCCGCGATATCGGGACAGATTCCGGGCCGCTCAATTGTTTGGGTGGTTACATTATTCCTGTGCAGGATAACGGTAACGGCAGCGATTATGTCTTTGATCTTGAAAAAGATTGCCATGCCAATGCAAAAGCGCAGGCCTGCGCGGCAGCTGCAGCACTTATAGAAGCGCATGACACCGTTTTTATCGATTGTGGCACCACAACGCCATATCTCGCGCAGCAAATACCGCAAAACCAGCACATCACCGTGGTCTGTTATTCACTGAATATCGCCGAGATTCTGTCGCGCCGGGATGATGTCCGGCTCATCGTGCTCGGTGGGGTTTACCACCCGGAAGCCGCGTCTTTCTCAAGTGATGAAGGCATCGAAGTTCTCAAGCGCGTCAATATCAACAAGGCTTTCTTGTCGGCAGGCGGTGTTGATGAGCAACACGGAGTAACCTGCTCCCATTTTCATGAGGTGCCGGTAAAGCAGATGGCGATGCAGCGCGCGCTGCAAAAACATCTGGTTGTTGATGAAAGCAAATTCGGCAAAGTCCGCGCTGCACGCTTTGCCGGAATGGTAGATTTCGATTCTATCGTTTCAGGTTGA
- a CDS encoding DUF2809 domain-containing protein has protein sequence MQFKFSKSALVITIVIFFGLLLLATAGAGLGWIRSFLGDVIAVIFVYFAFRTVLDGNRVLLALAAFFVGVAVEAGQYLSEIFGIEISNRALRIILGATPDWLDVLAYGIGGLLIIACLGAGALLKRDQRM, from the coding sequence GTGCAGTTCAAATTTTCGAAATCGGCGCTGGTCATCACGATCGTGATCTTCTTTGGTCTTTTGCTGTTGGCGACCGCAGGCGCTGGTCTTGGCTGGATAAGAAGCTTCTTAGGCGATGTTATTGCTGTAATCTTCGTCTATTTTGCATTCCGTACGGTTCTTGACGGAAACCGAGTTTTGTTGGCTCTGGCGGCATTTTTTGTAGGCGTGGCGGTTGAGGCCGGGCAATATCTGTCCGAAATATTCGGTATTGAAATCAGCAACAGAGCGCTGCGGATCATTCTGGGAGCAACGCCGGATTGGCTCGATGTTCTGGCTTATGGAATCGGCGGGTTGCTGATTATCGCGTGCCTTGGAGCCGGCGCTTTATTGAAGCGGGATCAAAGAATGTGA
- a CDS encoding NADH-quinone oxidoreductase subunit A, with protein sequence MNELLSSYLPIVIFLGIAMVIGVALLVAPFLVAYRQPDPEKLSAYECGFNAFDDARMKFDIRFYLVSILFIIFDLEVAFLFPWAVSFGAIGWFGFLSMMLFLGVLTIGFIYEWKKGALEWD encoded by the coding sequence ATGAACGAGCTTTTAAGTTCCTATTTGCCGATTGTCATCTTTCTCGGCATCGCAATGGTAATCGGTGTAGCCCTTCTGGTTGCGCCGTTTCTAGTCGCGTACAGACAGCCCGACCCGGAAAAGCTTTCAGCTTACGAGTGCGGCTTCAATGCCTTTGATGACGCCCGTATGAAATTCGACATCCGTTTCTATCTGGTGTCGATTCTCTTTATCATCTTCGATCTCGAAGTCGCCTTCCTGTTCCCGTGGGCAGTGTCCTTCGGTGCAATCGGCTGGTTTGGTTTCCTGTCGATGATGTTGTTCCTTGGTGTTCTGACCATCGGCTTCATCTATGAATGGAAGAAGGGAGCGCTGGAATGGGATTGA
- a CDS encoding NADH-quinone oxidoreductase subunit B: protein MGLTGTNQSSGSTLIAPQPKGILDPRTGKPVGSDDAFFNDLNSELSDKGFIVTSADALITWARTGSLMWMTFGLACCAVEMMHISMPRYDAERFGIAPRASPRQSDVMIVAGTLTNKMAPALRKVYDQMPEPRYVISMGSCANGGGYYHYSYSVVRGCDRVVPVDIYVPGCPPTAEALLYGILMLQKKIRRTGTIER from the coding sequence ATGGGATTGACCGGCACAAATCAGTCGTCGGGTTCGACGCTCATTGCTCCGCAGCCAAAGGGTATTCTTGACCCTCGCACGGGCAAGCCTGTTGGCTCCGACGATGCGTTTTTCAACGATCTGAACAGTGAACTGTCCGACAAAGGTTTCATCGTCACATCTGCTGACGCTCTGATCACCTGGGCACGTACAGGCTCACTGATGTGGATGACCTTCGGTCTCGCATGTTGCGCTGTGGAAATGATGCACATTTCCATGCCGCGCTATGACGCCGAGCGTTTCGGTATCGCGCCGCGCGCATCTCCACGTCAGTCCGACGTTATGATCGTTGCAGGTACGCTGACCAACAAGATGGCTCCAGCTCTCCGCAAGGTCTACGACCAGATGCCTGAGCCACGTTACGTCATTTCGATGGGTTCATGCGCCAACGGCGGCGGCTATTACCACTACTCTTATTCTGTAGTGCGTGGCTGCGACCGCGTTGTTCCGGTCGATATTTATGTTCCAGGCTGCCCGCCAACGGCGGAAGCTCTGCTCTACGGCATTCTGATGCTGCAGAAGAAAATACGTCGTACAGGTACGATCGAGCGTTAA
- a CDS encoding NADH-quinone oxidoreductase subunit C has translation MSEEALGELSGYIKERLGDAIEEAKLAYGELTLNVPVTSLISVLTFLRDDVQCQFVNLTDISGVDYPQRVQRFDVVYQLMSPRQNLRIRVKVKADEDTLVPSAVGVYVGAEWFERETYDMYGVLFSGHPDLRRILTDYGFEGHPLRKDFPTTGFVEVRYSDEAKRVVYEPVMLRQEFRNFDFLSPWEGTDYVLPGDEKAKTN, from the coding sequence ATGAGCGAAGAAGCTCTTGGTGAACTTTCCGGCTATATCAAAGAACGTCTCGGCGATGCGATCGAAGAGGCGAAGCTGGCCTATGGCGAGCTTACTCTTAATGTTCCGGTTACGAGCCTGATCAGCGTTCTGACGTTTCTGCGCGATGACGTGCAGTGCCAGTTCGTGAACCTGACGGATATTTCCGGCGTAGACTATCCGCAGCGCGTTCAGCGCTTCGATGTTGTCTATCAGCTCATGTCTCCACGCCAGAACCTCCGCATTCGTGTGAAGGTTAAGGCTGATGAAGATACGCTGGTCCCTTCAGCTGTCGGCGTTTACGTCGGTGCTGAGTGGTTTGAACGTGAAACCTACGACATGTATGGCGTTCTGTTCTCTGGCCATCCGGATCTGCGTCGCATTCTGACCGATTACGGTTTTGAAGGTCATCCGCTGCGCAAGGACTTCCCAACGACTGGTTTTGTTGAAGTTCGCTATAGCGATGAAGCAAAGCGCGTCGTTTATGAGCCTGTCATGCTGCGACAGGAATTCCGCAATTTTGATTTTCTCTCGCCATGGGAAGGGACGGATTACGTCCTGCCGGGCGATGAGAAAGCCAAGACGAACTGA
- a CDS encoding NADH-quinone oxidoreductase subunit D, with the protein MAETQVRNFNINFGPQHPAAHGVLRLVLELDGEVVERVDPHIGLLHRGTEKLMETKTYLQALPYLDRLDYVAPMNQEHAYALAVERLLGITVPKRGQLIRVLFSEIGRILNHILNVTTQAMDVGALTPPLWGFEEREKLMVFYERACGARMHAAYFRPGGVHQDLPDQLIEDIGKWIDPFLSTTLTNLDDLITPNRIFKQRNVDIGVVSLEDAWAWGFSGVMVRGSGAAWDLRKSQPYECYNEMEFDIPIGKNGDCYDRYLIRMEEMRQSARIMRQCVDLLLGKERVGPVSNTDNKIVPPKRGEMKRSMEALIHHFKLYTEGYHVPAGEVYAAVEAPKGEFGVFLVSDGSNKPYRCKLRAPGFAHLQAMDFLCRGHMLADVSAILGSLDIVFGEVDR; encoded by the coding sequence ATGGCTGAGACTCAGGTCCGCAACTTTAATATCAACTTCGGTCCGCAGCATCCTGCTGCGCACGGCGTTTTGCGTCTTGTTCTTGAACTCGACGGCGAAGTCGTGGAACGCGTCGATCCGCATATCGGTCTGCTGCATCGCGGCACTGAAAAGCTGATGGAAACGAAGACCTATCTTCAGGCACTTCCTTACCTCGACCGCCTCGATTACGTGGCGCCGATGAACCAGGAACACGCCTACGCTTTGGCTGTTGAGCGTCTGCTCGGCATCACAGTGCCGAAGCGTGGCCAGCTGATCCGCGTTCTCTTTTCGGAAATCGGCCGTATCCTGAACCACATTCTGAACGTGACCACGCAGGCCATGGACGTTGGCGCACTGACGCCGCCGCTCTGGGGCTTCGAAGAGCGTGAAAAGCTGATGGTGTTCTACGAGCGCGCTTGTGGCGCACGTATGCACGCAGCTTACTTCCGCCCAGGTGGTGTGCATCAGGATCTGCCTGATCAGCTCATTGAAGATATCGGCAAGTGGATTGATCCATTTTTGTCGACGACGCTTACGAACCTCGATGATCTGATTACGCCAAACCGTATTTTCAAGCAGCGTAACGTCGATATTGGCGTTGTTTCGCTCGAAGATGCATGGGCATGGGGCTTCTCGGGCGTCATGGTTCGCGGTTCGGGTGCAGCATGGGATCTGCGCAAGTCGCAGCCTTATGAATGCTACAACGAAATGGAATTCGATATTCCTATCGGCAAGAACGGCGACTGCTATGACCGTTACCTGATCCGTATGGAAGAAATGCGCCAGTCGGCTCGCATCATGCGCCAGTGCGTAGATCTTCTGCTTGGCAAGGAACGCGTCGGTCCTGTTTCGAACACCGACAACAAGATCGTGCCGCCGAAGCGCGGCGAGATGAAGCGCTCGATGGAAGCCCTCATCCATCACTTCAAGCTTTACACGGAAGGCTACCATGTGCCTGCCGGTGAAGTTTACGCAGCAGTTGAAGCACCAAAGGGTGAATTTGGCGTCTTCCTCGTATCGGATGGCTCCAACAAGCCTTACCGCTGCAAGCTGCGCGCACCGGGCTTTGCCCATCTTCAGGCTATGGATTTCCTGTGCCGCGGCCACATGTTGGCTGACGTGTCGGCAATTCTTGGCTCGCTCGATATCGTGTTTGGTGAGGTTGACCGCTGA
- the nuoE gene encoding NADH-quinone oxidoreductase subunit NuoE produces the protein MSVRRLADDAVQPAGFAFNAENQAWAHKTIAKYPEGRQQSAVIPLLMRAQEQDGWVTKAAIEHVADMLDMPLIRVLEVATFYTQFQLKPVGTRAHIQVCGTTPCMLRGSEALMDVCRHKIHHDPFELNAEGTLSWEEVECQGACVNAPMVMIFKDAYEDLTPERLAEIIDTFEAGKGDTVKPGPQDGRITSEPMGGLTALTEDLDYRKVGLETRKASDAAVAKAKAEAEAKAKAEAEAATKDGSR, from the coding sequence ATGTCCGTTCGCCGTCTCGCAGATGATGCCGTCCAGCCGGCTGGTTTCGCTTTCAACGCGGAAAACCAGGCCTGGGCGCACAAGACGATCGCAAAATATCCGGAAGGCCGTCAGCAGTCGGCTGTTATTCCGCTGCTCATGCGTGCGCAGGAACAGGATGGCTGGGTCACGAAAGCCGCTATTGAACATGTCGCTGATATGCTCGATATGCCTCTGATCCGCGTTCTTGAAGTTGCGACTTTCTATACGCAGTTCCAGCTCAAGCCAGTTGGAACGCGCGCGCACATTCAGGTTTGCGGCACCACGCCTTGCATGTTGCGTGGTTCGGAAGCCCTGATGGATGTTTGCCGTCATAAAATCCACCACGATCCTTTCGAGCTTAATGCCGAAGGCACGCTGTCGTGGGAAGAAGTCGAATGCCAGGGCGCTTGTGTCAATGCACCGATGGTCATGATCTTCAAGGACGCCTATGAAGACCTGACGCCAGAACGTCTGGCTGAAATCATCGATACATTCGAAGCAGGCAAGGGCGACACTGTTAAGCCAGGTCCACAGGATGGCCGTATCACGTCTGAGCCTATGGGCGGACTGACGGCTCTGACCGAAGATCTGGACTACAGAAAAGTTGGTCTGGAAACCCGTAAGGCATCGGATGCCGCAGTTGCCAAAGCCAAGGCGGAAGCCGAAGCAAAGGCAAAGGCGGAAGCTGAAGCCGCAACCAAAGACGGAAGCAGGTGA
- the nuoF gene encoding NADH-quinone oxidoreductase subunit NuoF, which yields MLADKDRIFTNIYGFKDQSLKGAMSRGHWDNTKGFVEKGRDWIINEMKASNLRGRGGAGFPTGLKWSFMPKEVTDRPHYLVVNADESEPGTCKDREILRHDPHTLIEGCVIAGCAMSAHTAYIYLRGEFMREREALQAAIDECYDAGLLGKNNKCGWDMDIFLHHGAGAYICGEETALLESLEGKKGQPRLKPPFPANMGLYGCPTTVNNVESIAVAPTILRRGGAWFSSIGRPNNVGTKLFQISGHVNTPCTVEESLGITFRELIEKHAGGIRGGWDNLLGVIPGGASCPIIKGEDMMDAIMDFDGMREKKSSFGTGGVIVMDKSTDVIKAIARLSAFFKHESCGQCTPCREGTGWMWRVMERMVKGNAQKREIDMLLDVTKQIEGHTICALGDAAAWPIQGLIRNFRPEIEKRIDDYTRNAVQSRNIRLEAAE from the coding sequence ATGCTGGCTGATAAAGATCGCATCTTCACCAATATCTATGGCTTTAAAGACCAGTCGCTGAAAGGCGCCATGTCGCGTGGCCATTGGGATAACACCAAGGGCTTCGTCGAAAAGGGCCGCGACTGGATCATCAACGAAATGAAGGCTTCGAACCTTCGTGGACGTGGTGGCGCAGGCTTCCCGACTGGCCTGAAATGGTCGTTTATGCCGAAGGAAGTGACGGATCGTCCGCATTACCTCGTCGTGAATGCCGATGAATCCGAGCCGGGCACCTGTAAGGACCGCGAAATTCTGCGCCACGATCCGCATACGCTGATCGAAGGCTGCGTGATCGCCGGTTGTGCCATGAGTGCTCATACTGCTTACATCTATCTGCGCGGCGAATTCATGCGTGAGCGTGAAGCGCTGCAGGCAGCGATTGATGAGTGCTATGACGCTGGCCTTCTGGGCAAGAACAATAAGTGCGGCTGGGATATGGATATTTTCCTCCATCACGGCGCCGGCGCTTATATCTGCGGTGAAGAAACAGCTCTTCTCGAAAGCCTTGAAGGCAAGAAGGGCCAGCCACGTCTGAAGCCTCCGTTCCCTGCGAACATGGGCCTTTATGGCTGCCCAACGACTGTTAACAACGTTGAATCGATTGCTGTTGCTCCGACAATCTTGCGTCGCGGCGGTGCATGGTTCTCGTCGATTGGCCGTCCGAACAACGTCGGCACCAAGCTGTTCCAGATTTCTGGTCATGTGAACACGCCTTGCACCGTTGAAGAAAGCCTCGGCATTACTTTCCGCGAGCTGATCGAAAAGCACGCTGGCGGCATCCGTGGTGGCTGGGACAATCTGCTCGGCGTCATTCCCGGCGGTGCATCCTGCCCGATTATCAAGGGTGAAGACATGATGGATGCCATCATGGACTTTGACGGTATGCGCGAAAAGAAATCTTCGTTCGGTACCGGCGGCGTGATCGTCATGGACAAGTCCACTGACGTGATTAAGGCAATTGCCCGTCTTTCAGCTTTCTTCAAGCATGAAAGCTGCGGTCAGTGCACGCCTTGCCGTGAAGGCACGGGCTGGATGTGGCGCGTCATGGAACGCATGGTCAAGGGTAACGCGCAGAAGCGCGAAATCGACATGCTTCTCGACGTAACCAAGCAGATTGAAGGTCACACGATCTGCGCGCTTGGTGATGCTGCTGCATGGCCTATTCAGGGCTTGATCCGCAATTTCCGTCCGGAAATTGAAAAGCGCATTGACGATTATACACGCAACGCTGTTCAGAGCCGCAACATCCGCCTCGAAGCGGCTGAGTAA
- the nuoG gene encoding NADH-quinone oxidoreductase subunit NuoG, which yields MANIKVDGTEIEVPDHYTLLQAAEAAGAEVPRFCFHERLSIAGNCRMCLVEVKGGPPKPAASCAMGVRDLRPGPNGEAPEIFTNTPMVKKAREGVMEFLLINHPLDCPICDQAGECDLQDQAMAFGTDGSRYRENKRAVENKYIGPLVKTVMTRCIHCTRCVRFTTEVAGISELGLIGRGEDAEITTYLERAMTSELQGNVIDLCPVGALTSRPYEFQARPWELNKTETIDVMDAVGSNIRVDTRGREVMRIMPRVNEAVNEEWISDKTRFIWDGLRTQRLDRPYVRKEGRLVAASWPEAFAAIAAKVSATSADKIGAVAGDLASVEELYALKSLIASLGSKNIDSRQDGVSLDPALGRSSYLFNTTIEGIENADALLIIGSNPRVEAAVLNARIRKRQRMGHFPIALIGEQAELRYDYEYLGAGADTLAAVASGKNAFRDVLAKAERPLIIIGQGALTGENGAAVLASAAKLAQDVGAINAEWNGFSVLHTAASRVGALDLGIVPGEGGKAARDMLGNLDVVFLLGADELDMTTKGSSFVVYIGTHGDAGAHAADVILPGAAYTEKSGTWLNTEGRVQLGNRAGFAPGEAKEDWAILRALSDTLGKRLPFDSLAQLRAKLYADFPHMMAIDTIAPASADDIVALAAKASNLSGGAAFVSPVKDFYLTNPIARASAVMAECSALAAGSFQQAAE from the coding sequence ATGGCAAATATTAAGGTTGACGGCACAGAGATCGAAGTACCCGATCACTATACGCTCCTTCAGGCTGCCGAAGCCGCGGGGGCTGAAGTCCCGCGTTTTTGTTTCCACGAACGGCTTTCCATCGCTGGAAACTGCCGCATGTGCCTTGTTGAAGTGAAGGGTGGACCGCCAAAGCCGGCAGCATCCTGCGCTATGGGTGTTCGCGATCTGCGTCCTGGCCCGAACGGCGAAGCACCTGAAATTTTCACCAACACGCCTATGGTCAAGAAGGCCCGCGAAGGCGTGATGGAATTCCTGCTCATCAACCATCCGCTCGATTGCCCGATCTGCGATCAGGCAGGTGAGTGCGATCTACAGGATCAGGCAATGGCATTTGGTACCGATGGCTCGCGCTATCGTGAAAACAAGCGTGCCGTTGAGAACAAGTATATTGGTCCACTCGTCAAGACCGTGATGACACGCTGCATTCACTGCACGCGCTGCGTCCGCTTCACGACTGAAGTGGCTGGCATTTCCGAGCTCGGCCTTATCGGTCGCGGTGAAGATGCTGAAATCACCACCTATCTTGAACGCGCAATGACCTCGGAACTGCAGGGCAATGTTATCGACCTTTGCCCGGTTGGTGCTCTGACCTCGCGTCCATATGAATTCCAGGCTCGTCCGTGGGAACTGAACAAGACTGAAACCATCGACGTGATGGATGCTGTCGGTTCGAACATCCGCGTTGATACCCGTGGCCGTGAAGTGATGCGCATCATGCCGCGCGTCAATGAAGCGGTGAACGAAGAGTGGATTTCCGACAAGACCCGCTTCATCTGGGATGGTCTGCGCACCCAGCGCCTCGATCGCCCATATGTTCGCAAGGAAGGTCGTCTGGTTGCAGCTTCGTGGCCAGAAGCTTTCGCAGCAATCGCTGCCAAGGTTTCTGCTACTTCCGCTGACAAGATCGGTGCAGTCGCTGGCGATCTGGCTTCGGTTGAAGAACTCTATGCTCTGAAAAGCCTCATTGCATCGCTCGGCTCGAAGAATATCGATAGCCGTCAGGATGGCGTATCACTTGATCCAGCTTTGGGTCGTTCAAGCTATCTCTTTAACACAACGATCGAAGGCATTGAAAATGCTGACGCTCTTCTGATCATCGGCTCCAACCCACGCGTTGAAGCAGCTGTTCTGAACGCTCGTATTCGCAAGCGTCAGCGCATGGGCCATTTCCCGATCGCTCTGATCGGCGAACAGGCTGAACTGCGTTACGACTACGAATATCTGGGTGCAGGCGCAGACACACTCGCAGCGGTTGCTTCGGGCAAGAACGCATTCCGCGACGTGCTGGCAAAGGCTGAACGTCCATTGATCATCATTGGTCAGGGCGCGCTCACCGGCGAAAATGGTGCAGCAGTTCTCGCATCCGCTGCAAAGCTTGCGCAGGATGTTGGTGCAATCAACGCTGAGTGGAACGGTTTCTCGGTTCTTCACACTGCAGCTTCCCGCGTCGGTGCGCTTGATCTCGGCATTGTTCCGGGTGAGGGCGGCAAGGCTGCTCGCGATATGTTGGGCAATCTCGATGTTGTGTTCCTGCTCGGTGCAGACGAACTCGACATGACGACCAAAGGTTCGAGCTTTGTTGTTTATATCGGTACGCATGGCGATGCCGGTGCACATGCCGCTGACGTTATCCTCCCAGGTGCAGCCTATACCGAAAAGTCGGGTACATGGCTCAACACTGAAGGTCGCGTACAGCTCGGCAACCGTGCTGGTTTCGCACCGGGCGAAGCGAAGGAAGATTGGGCAATTCTGCGCGCTCTTTCCGACACGCTCGGCAAGCGTCTGCCGTTTGACAGCCTCGCACAGCTTCGCGCCAAGCTCTATGCAGACTTCCCGCATATGATGGCGATCGACACTATTGCGCCTGCTTCGGCCGACGACATCGTCGCGCTGGCTGCAAAGGCATCCAACCTTTCCGGCGGCGCTGCTTTCGTTTCGCCGGTCAAGGATTTCTACCTGACGAACCCAATCGCGCGTGCTTCCGCTGTCATGGCCGAGTGCTCGGCGCTTGCGGCCGGCAGCTTCCAACAGGCAGCTGAGTAA